In Patescibacteria group bacterium, a single window of DNA contains:
- a CDS encoding glycosyltransferase yields MKILFLNHNQEKVGTYYRCFFLGKYLSQIGYQITMICASGKSFDLRIRRQKINDNFTIITLPRIKYSRYLTGQLLLRLPLTIFYIFSLSYDICHAFTVAQPQIGIPAWVAKKIRGKKLIVDWDDLWGGGFADYHAWPIKPVLSWFENSVPRLGDRITYVSEYLGERINKLGLMDRAAKIPNGSDPEKILSLDKAVVRQKLGLALDKKYLVAMGNTYLESFALMLTAFAEVVKKNSNAFLILLGNAEISPALQDLFAKIKDNVIIGGFVPIEKAAAYLSAADVLVLPMDSNPIEFARFPIRLGDYLCAGRPVVSNAVGEVKYYLEKYNCGLISAPQDTDAMANNVLTLLSDQEQSQKLGLAARQVAENILPWKKAAFELSTVYNDLASEEVRNKKISGIIILSPFYEPNTGGVETHLRDLSKYLVKQDYRVAVLTYQPLTTKAKAPIWEQPGEGFIIHRIPWVGHNLFHKLEEHPFFQFLYLTPILFVYTFFFLLFNRRKYEVIHAHGLTSALISNFMQKIFHIRFVVSMHAIYGFRPDWWLAKVCRFILAPAKKIFCLAEASRDDIRQLDLEEKRLDLYIQWVDQDNFKPRDKKECRATLKLTDKFTVLFVGRLIEKKGAGVLLEVAKKLPNINFIFIGDGPMYDDLKKAEGISGNVIAAGKKEQEEVAEYFGACNVVVVPSQYPEGFARVVLETLSSGRPIIAANAGCLPEMITEKVGVLLEPTAENITNQLEDFYNNPDKLLALEANCREYALEHFGEAHAKPIEESYYITE; encoded by the coding sequence ATGAAAATATTATTTCTCAATCATAACCAGGAAAAGGTTGGTACTTATTACCGTTGTTTTTTCTTGGGAAAATATTTGTCGCAAATCGGTTACCAAATCACCATGATTTGCGCCAGCGGAAAAAGTTTTGATCTGCGGATTCGTCGGCAGAAAATTAACGACAACTTTACTATTATTACTCTACCGCGGATCAAGTACAGCCGCTATCTTACTGGTCAGCTTTTACTTCGTTTGCCGCTGACTATTTTTTACATTTTTTCTTTATCTTACGACATTTGTCACGCCTTTACCGTCGCTCAACCGCAAATCGGTATTCCGGCTTGGGTAGCCAAAAAAATAAGAGGCAAAAAATTGATTGTCGATTGGGATGACCTGTGGGGCGGTGGTTTTGCCGACTATCATGCCTGGCCGATCAAACCGGTTTTGTCTTGGTTTGAGAATTCTGTCCCGCGACTCGGCGATCGGATAACTTATGTTTCCGAATATCTGGGTGAAAGGATAAATAAACTCGGGTTGATGGATCGCGCGGCCAAAATACCTAATGGTTCTGACCCAGAAAAAATACTGTCGCTAGATAAAGCTGTCGTTCGTCAAAAGTTGGGACTAGCTTTGGACAAAAAATATTTAGTAGCTATGGGTAATACTTATTTGGAGAGTTTTGCCCTAATGCTGACGGCTTTTGCCGAAGTGGTTAAGAAAAACAGTAATGCCTTTTTGATTCTACTTGGCAATGCCGAAATCTCTCCAGCGCTGCAAGACCTTTTTGCCAAAATAAAAGACAATGTTATTATTGGCGGTTTTGTGCCGATTGAAAAAGCTGCGGCGTACCTCAGCGCCGCTGACGTTTTAGTGCTGCCCATGGACAGCAATCCTATTGAGTTTGCTCGTTTTCCGATTCGTCTGGGCGACTATCTTTGCGCCGGTAGGCCGGTTGTTTCCAATGCTGTCGGCGAAGTAAAATATTATTTGGAAAAATATAATTGTGGTTTGATCTCGGCGCCGCAAGATACCGACGCAATGGCTAATAATGTTTTGACTTTACTATCCGATCAGGAACAGTCGCAGAAGCTGGGTCTTGCCGCTCGGCAAGTGGCAGAAAATATTTTGCCGTGGAAAAAAGCCGCGTTTGAGTTATCTACGGTTTATAATGATTTAGCGAGCGAAGAGGTCAGAAACAAAAAAATATCAGGGATTATTATTTTGTCGCCGTTTTACGAACCAAACACCGGAGGAGTGGAAACTCATTTACGCGATTTATCTAAATATTTAGTTAAACAAGACTATCGCGTGGCGGTATTAACTTATCAGCCGCTTACCACCAAAGCCAAGGCCCCGATCTGGGAGCAACCAGGAGAAGGTTTCATTATCCACCGTATTCCTTGGGTTGGTCATAATCTTTTTCATAAATTAGAAGAGCATCCGTTTTTTCAATTTTTATATCTGACACCGATCCTTTTTGTTTATACGTTTTTCTTTTTATTATTTAATCGTCGCAAATACGAAGTAATTCACGCTCACGGGCTTACTTCGGCGCTGATCAGTAACTTCATGCAGAAAATTTTTCATATCCGTTTTGTGGTTAGCATGCACGCAATCTACGGTTTTCGTCCCGACTGGTGGCTAGCCAAAGTTTGCCGGTTTATTTTAGCTCCAGCCAAAAAAATATTTTGTCTTGCTGAAGCATCGCGTGACGATATTCGACAGTTGGACCTGGAAGAAAAAAGATTGGATCTTTATATCCAGTGGGTGGATCAGGACAATTTTAAGCCGCGAGATAAAAAAGAATGTCGAGCGACGTTAAAATTGACCGATAAATTTACTGTGCTTTTTGTTGGACGCCTAATCGAGAAAAAGGGCGCCGGTGTTTTGCTTGAGGTAGCAAAAAAACTGCCAAACATTAATTTTATTTTTATCGGCGATGGGCCAATGTATGATGATTTGAAAAAAGCGGAGGGAATATCCGGTAATGTAATTGCTGCCGGCAAAAAAGAACAAGAAGAAGTGGCCGAATATTTTGGCGCTTGCAATGTAGTAGTGGTGCCGTCGCAGTATCCCGAAGGTTTTGCTCGAGTGGTTTTGGAAACATTGTCTAGCGGTCGGCCGATTATTGCGGCTAACGCCGGTTGTCTGCCGGAAATGATTACTGAAAAAGTAGGGGTGCTGCTAGAACCAACAGCGGAAAACATTACCAATCAGCTAGAGGATTTTTACAATAACCCAGACAAACTTTTGGCGCTGGAAGCAAATTGCCGAGAATACGCGCTTGAACATTTCGGTGAGGCGCACGCCAAACCAATCGAAGAGTCTTACTACATAACCGAATAA